GGTTGGTACTGCGCTGGAGGGTGTAGTTCACCCCCTGGTCAGTCTTCCAGGAGAGCTGGGCATTGTTGGTTCCCGGTTCCACATTGAAGGAATCCATCTTGAAAACCGCGGAATGCACGGTGAAGGATACCCTGTTAGAAACTTCGGTGTACGAATCATTGGTGAACAGGCAAAGGTAGTAGCTGCCCACCGGAAGGTCCTCGACGATCGGCACATTGTTATTTGCCAGCCCATCCACGTAGACGTAATGGATCAGGTCACCGATGCCCGGCTCCTCGCCGCTGCGATAGATACCGAGCCAGTCCTTCGGGTTGGCAGGGCCATTGATGAAGGAGGCATTGATATCCTCGCCGTGATGGAAAGTCGTCTTCTCCAGACTCAGGGTAGCGATGCGGTCACCCACGGAGAACTCCACCGGATCACTGATCACCAGCGTTCCGGTATTGGCCTGGGCCACCACGAAGTAGTAGCCCTTCTCCAGACCTGCCAGCGTCCAGCTACCGGAGGCTGTGGTCAGGTCAAAGCTCTGCAGGGGCGATGCTGATGCCGGGTCAGATCCAGCACGGTAGAGATGCAGTTTGTTCGCCGTGGCCACCACATCGGCGCCGGAGAAGTTCACCACCACATTTTCTCCCAAGTCGTGACCATACTTGGCCGTCGTCAGGGTAGGGGAGCTGCCATAGTAGAAGGGTACGCGTGTCGCGATCTCCGTGTAGCCATTGTTCTCAAAGAAGCCGACGAAGTATTCCGTGCCCACCGTGAGGCCACCAGAGAGGGTCACCTGGCCTGCAGTGCCACTCACGTAGGCCCATTTGGTGGAACTCACACCGCCAGGATTGTCTCCCTTCTTGTAGATACCGATCCAGTCCTGCGCATTGCCGGGGCCAAAGGCGTAGTCCACCGTGACACTGGAGCCACTGGGATAAACCGTCTGCGGCAAGGAAATGGTAGGATTGGTCGCGCTGCTACCCGTGATTTCAAAACTGGCGGAGTCCGACCAGCTGGACCAATTCACGTTGCGGTCACGGTGGCGGATGCGGGCGTAGTAGGTGCCATTCGGTAGGCTGTTGACCGCCAGTTCGTATTGCAGGATATTCTTGCCGGAATTGATATCCACCGGCAGGTAGTCTGGCGAGCCGGTGTCGCCATAGAAGTTTTCAAAGTCGACGATCTTGTCGAGCTCCAGCGTATTAAAAGTAGGGCTGTTAGAAACCTGGTACTGCACGCTGTTGAGCAACTCATCCGTGCTAGTGCTGAAAGCCGATGACTGGAGAGTGAGCGGCAAGGTCGCTGCCTCGGTCGGGACATTGGTCAGCTGCGGTTTATTCGGCGCCGCCTTGCCACGGATGCGGTGGAAGCGGTCGACCTCCTTGCTGTTGTAGATCCATCGGCTTGCCGCAGGGAGCTGGCAGTGTGCCTCCGCATAGCAGGTCACCTCCGCCTTGCCAGTGGCATGATCCACTTCGAGGAACTGCCAGGCCCAGTTGTTGATGGTCTTCTGCACGTCATCGTAGTCTGCCTCGCGGCCGGACTGACCCCAGTACTGGTCCCAGGAAGATCCACCACTGATGATATGATAGTGTGGTTCATCACGCACCTGCCCACGGTGATAGATATGGTGATGGGCCCCGATGTTCAGGAAATGCTTGTCCGATTCATTGAGGATCGGCATCGCGGTATTGCGTAGCCAGCCAGAGATATCTCCCAAGTATTGCTCCGCCTGATACGGGCGGTGGCAAATGCTGACCACCCAGTCCACGCTGGTATCGTCCTTGTAGGCGTCCTTCAGATCCGTGACCCACTGGGTCTGCGCGGCATTGCTGCCGATCTCACTGTTGGTATGGATGAAGACCAGGTTGGACATCTGGTGCGCGTAGTAGGAATCACCATCGGCACCATTGAGGCCGCTGTAGTTGACCTCCTCGTAGCGGAAGAGTTCGCGGTAGCGTCCAAGCCCAGGATCCTGATAAGTCTCGTGGTTCCCCACCGTGGTCATAATGGCCACGTTCGGGCTCACCAGGCGGCTGCAGTAGAAGTGGAGATTTCGCCAGTGATTCAGCGTCCCCACATCCACCTGATCACCCGGCATGAGAATCACGTCTATGATTTCCTCGATGGGGGCATCCCCATGCATCGCACGAAGCTTGGTGATGGCACGCTCCATCAGCTTCTCATAGCGGTGGTAGGGATCACCGGCAGATTCCTTTGCCAGGATCTGGTTGTCCCCAATAATCAGGGCGCGGAACTTGCCGGTCTTGTGCCCGAGCGCCTTGGCGGTCTTGAAGCGGAAGGTGGCGGAGGTCACATTCTCCGTGCGCACCCGGTAGTAGTAGTAGGTGTCCGGCTGTAGCCCGGTGAGTTTGGTAGAGTGGTAAGCATTGGAAGCATCAAAGGCATGCCTGCTGCCCGTCACGGTCTGGTTCAGAGCCGCCTCCGAGGTGCCGTAGTCCACGTAGGTATCCGTGTCCGTATCCGTCCACCAGGACACCCAGATCGAATCCGGCCTAGGCAAGTGCAAGTAAGGTCTCAAGCCACCCGGAGCCCCCACAAACGGTAGAGGATCCGCAAATACCCACTGCCCACGAACGGTGAATGCACCCACCGTGGCACCTGCTAATAACTTGAGAAATTGAGATCGTTGCACACTAGCAAACTACCAGCCGCTCAGAATCCCTCATTATTCAATATCGCCCAATCACTTGGCAATTTGGGGGCTCTGGTAATCGATCTTCACTACTTCAGTAATCGATAGATAAAACCCAGTATCAGGCCGAATACGCCAAACACTATACAGAATAGTGGCCATACCAAAGGTCCTCCGACATCCCCTGCAATCAGGCAAATGACAAACAAGACCAAGGGTATTAAACAACCTCCGGAAAAGCATCCTACCAATGGTGCATTCCTAGCCTTTCCTTTTACTTTTGATACAGCCTCTTCCTGTGTCCCGGGTGCCTCATAAGGGTTACTCATAGTCTGCGCCCTTCATGCTGGTCTGCACGGACTGGAGCCAGTTTAGATGGGCTTGTTTTAAGGCTTCAAACTCGGCCTTCTTTTCACTGGTTAGATTTTTGGACTCCATGGGATCGAGAGCGAGGTTGTAGAGTTCCCAGCTGACCTTACCTTTCTTGCTTTCGATGCGGTGAAGCTTCCAGGGATAGTCGAGCCAGGCGGAATGGCCGGGGTAGGAATTGGCTTTGGTAGAGACTTTGACCGGCTTGCCGGAGCTGCGGAGCTGCTTGGGATCAGTCACTTCCTGGCCCGCTTGCTGGAGCTTGAGTAGTGCCTGCATCTCACGCTCACCCCAGCAGCCAATACCCGCCACGTCATAATGCCAGAATCCCAGCGGGTGGGGCTGCGCCTTTTCCTGACCGAGCACTGTCTTGGCGATGCTGACACCATCCAGTGGGTGCTTTGGCTGATGCTCGATCCCTGCCAACTCAAGCACGGTAGGGAGCATGTCCGAGCCATTGGTCGGCAGCTTGCTGATGCCGGCTTTGACCTTGCCCGGCCACTCGATGATGGAGGGCACGCGCAGGCCACCTTCATAAACCGTGCCTTTGTGCGCACGGCCACCGGTGACGCCCAAGTTCTTCAGACCGCCGTTGTCACTACAGAACCAGACGATGGTCTCCTTCTCGATCCCAAGCTCGCGCAGGGCTGCCCTGAGCTCACCTACGGTGCGGTCCAGCTCAGTGATCTCGCCAAGGAAGTTCGCCTTGTGCTGACCTAGCTTCTCGTAACCCACCTTGTCGCGGTCCAGCGCCTTGTGCGGATCGTGCGGAGAGCCGTACCAGACGGTGGTGAAGAAGGGCTGCTTGGCAGCAGACTGGCGTTTGATGAAGTCGAGCGCCAGGCGCATGGTGATCTCCGAGCTGTCTCCCTTGTATTGGGTAGCCACACCTTTGTTAGAGAGGGTGGGATCGATATCAAAAAAGTTCGGCGCGGAGATCCATTCGTCATAGCCGGCGGCCGTGGGGTTGACCGGGCTGTTCTTGTAGAGGGTGCCGAGATGCCACTTGCCGAAGTGACCGGTGGCGTAGCCGTACTTTTTCAGGATCTGCGGCAAGGTCTCCTCCTTCGGGTGCATGCTGTGGCCGTGACGGTAGCAGGTGGAGCGGTTCGGCGTACGACCTGTCAGGATGCTGGCACGGGATGGGGAGCACACCGGAGCCGAGGCATAGGCCTGCTCCAGCACCAGAGACTCCGCCGCCATCTTGTCCAGATGGGGAGTCTTCAACACCGGATGCTCGCGAAAGGCTACGTCGCCCCAGCCCTGGTCATCGCTCATCACGAGAATGATATTCGGCTTCCCCGCCACGGCAGCTGCCAGGCTAAGCAGGAAGGTCAGGAAACAGGCGGTCAGGGTACGGAGAGTAGTCATAGGGCAATGATGGGAAATACGGGACTCATAGATACTGCACTATGCCCCCGGACATTTCAGCATGACAGCTTATTTAGTCAGCACATCAGCTTTGCCGCTCATATAAGCACGGAAGGTTTGGTGATGCAGAACATCGTACTGGTCTTTGATCTGGCTGTACTCCAAGACATAACTCGTAGATTCACCCACTAGTGGGGTTCCCTTTTCGCTAACGAGCTTCTCCTGATAGGTCACTTTGTAGCAAAAGACTTCCTTGTAGCCATGTAGTTTTAGCCATTTATCGGAGACAAGAACCACCGTCCGGACAGTTGCTTTACGTTTTTCGTCCACCTCCGTCTTATCCAAGATGAGTTCGAAAGGCTCTCCCATCAAAGGGGTCATTTCTCCACGCCCAACAAACTGAACCCGCAGCATTTCATTCGTGCCTACTTTGTCCAAATCCAGCACCACGCCCGTGACCCCGCCAAAGGTAGACGGGAGCCAGGTGCTTTTCTGATCTGCGGATAACGCTCCCCATGCTGGCTTCATGATGGGCGACTTCTGTGCATTCAGGTGCTCCTGGGCATGCAGGGTGAGGCTGGTGAAGAGACAGAGGATCATCAGGGGCAGGCTTTTCATGGCAGGCATCGGAGCTTCTTTATCTCTAGCAGATTCGCGAGTTGACTGTGTAAAAGGAAGGTAAATTTACTCCTTAGGCTTCGCCAGCAGCTCAACGATATCGACTTCTCTGCCATCCGATAATGTGACCATGACCGGCCTCAAGTTCTTGAGTGGATAGCCTTTCTTCACCATTCCCATCTCGATCTGGCTCCAGTAGTCCTCGCAGCGTTCTTGCCACGGTCCGGGATTCACCCGGAATGGGATGAAGGGGCAGTACGAGCTGTACATGGTAACCCTCTTGTGGTCCTGCACGTAAAAAAGCTCCACGCCTCTTTGTTTGTAGGCCAAGCTATTTTCACGCCGGGACACCAATGTGAAGCCTGCCTGCTCGGCCACTTCATGAACCGTGTCCAGACTTGGCGCCGGCTTCTTCGCCACCTCATATTCACGAAGAAAGATCGCGCAAGAGCAGGATGATAAAAGTGCCGCACTCACAACGGCCAACAATAGTGAGATGATCGATAGCTTCATCGTTTCTACGATTCATTCCATATGCTCGATCACATAACAAGCATTCACCTCCTCGGGGATTCTTCTCGGACGGCCGCTGCCGGAGTCCACGAAGACCCAGTCGGTGGAGCCACGGGCGATGACTGTCTCGTCTCCCTTTCTCAAGAACTGGTAACGGCGCTGGGAGGTAGCGCGCTGGGCATCCGACACCCAGGTGCGGGCGATGACCTCATCCCCCTCATAGGCAGGCCTGAGGTACTCAATGTGGTGGGCACGTGCCACCCAGGTACCGCCTGACTCCTCCGCCGCCTTGCTACCGCCCGTGGCATCCGAGTGCATGATAGCGACATCCTGCATCCACTGCACATAGACCACATTGTTGACGTGACCATTGCGGTCAATGGCTTCCTGCGGGACGGTAAAGGTGTGTTCGTAGGGCATAATAAGGTCGCTTACTAGACTCAAGCACTACGCAAGTCTGAGAAGAAGTCAAATGAAGGCGTCCTACTCAAGGAAGGCCGTCCAGTAGCATCGTATCATATACATGCCGCCGAGATAGAAGCTGGTGCCAAGCCATAGAGCCTGCAGCCATAGCTGGTGCTTGGGACGCTCACGTACGCTGCACAGCACGGAAACAAAAAGAGCTAGATAGAGAATCGCTTTTACCACTACATCATTTGTTGGGATGGACGCTGACATTTTAAACCAAGTTAAGGTCGATATGGGCACCAGCCACGAAAGTTCCCATAGGACTGAATCATTGGTGATAGGCTTCCAGAGTACAGCCAGCCCAAAGACAATCACGCATGAGAAGAAGAACCAAAGTTCTGCAATCTGGTGCTCTTGCTCCGTTCCAGCACTTACGGTTTTGTATTCATGGCGCACCCAGAAGAGAAAGTCCTGATGCAGCTGAGGAACCAGCCATAGGGCTAACAAAGCAGCTAGACCAGCAAGTATGAGACGATAATTCTTAGGCATCCTAGTTCTGGAACGTTTATCTCAGGCCATAACTTAGCCTTTTCACCTGCGGTGACTATTCACTGCATTACGATGGCGTACGTGCACCATGAAACATCACACCCACTCAAGCTTACTCGCTTCGTTGGACATGCTTACTGATCGGTTTTGACACGCTTGAAGTACTCGCGGACGTGGAGATCAAATACCTCATTGCCTACATAGCACCAGAAGGTGTCCTTGTCTGGAAAGTAACTGATACCGAATGGTACATCGCCCAGAAAAAGCGACACGCCACTGTCTTCTTCATACTTGATCTCCGTTACCACCTGTAGTGGCGACTCACCGAGGATCTTGTAGGTAAACTTAGTTGTTTGGGCCTCTACTTTGATTTCCTTGCCGTCTTCGGTCTCTAGCGTATACGCAGCGCTATTCATTTCACCGATGCCATCCGCACGAAAGGTGAAGGTACAACGACCAAACAGACCTGACAGCACCCTGTGCTGGGCCGGGGTGATCTTGGCATGCTTCTCGATGTGCTGGAAGGTCAGCTCCTTGTCGGATTTCCAGGTTCCGATGATTTTGGAAGCTTCCTCGGCGCTGAGAAGGCCGCTGAGGAAGAAAAGAAAAAGCAAGGTCAGGCGCGTCATGAAGTCAGGATAAAGGTGAAGGCCTCTGTTCTAGAGATGGCTTCACTCCCGCTCAAGGTTATTCGCTTCGTGGGGGTCCTTGCTGAGGTCGTAGCGTTGTTTCACCTTGTTGGTCTTGCGGTCGATGATCTGGTGCTCGCTGGGCTTGATCACGGACTTGAGGCCGCCCCAGTAGGAGATGGCAGTCTGCTCGCTGGGCTGCGCCGGGTTCTCCAGCTGGGGAACGAGGGAGGCGCCGTCCAAATGCTTGGGCGGGGTAAGTCCGGCGAGCTGGCAGAGGGTGGGGTAGATATCGATGGTTTCCGCGAGGGACTCGGTAGGCTTGCCTGCGGCTTGCATGCCCGGTGCCTTGATGATGAGTGGTGAATGCAGAGCCACGGCGTATGGCGTGTGCTTGCCCCAGATCTGCTGCTCGCCGAGGTGCCAGCCATGGTCACCCCAGAGCACGATGATGGTATTGTCCGCCTGTCCTGACTTCTCTAACAAGTCGAGAATCTGGGCGACTTTGGAATCGGTATAGGAGACGCAGGCTGCGTAGTGCTTGCGAACATCGGTGGCGTATTGTTCATCCTTGTTAGGGTTGCGCCCGTCATGTGAATAACCGTTAAAGAACTCACCACTGCCATTCCAGTAATCGCCCTTCGGGGGCTTCTGGGCAGCCGGGATGGGAGGCAGCTTTTTGTCCTGATAGAGATCGTAGAATTCCTTGGGACAGCCGAAGGGTAGGTGGGGGCGAAGGAATCCTACCATGCAGAGCCAAGGCTTTTCACCTTCAGTGAGTTTCGGGATATTTTTACGGTAGAGATCCATGATCTGGTCATCCGGATAGCTAGCATCCTTGGCCTCAATGGCCGGGGTCTTGCCACGCACGCGCCCTTGGCCATCGGCCAGTCCGTGCATCAGGCCCTGGGGAGTTTTCCACAATCCGGCATCGCGCGGCTGGATGTCCCAGGCACCCGGGATCTCAAGTTTGTCCTCCTCGTTCCAGTCCTGGCCGCAGTGGCCGCCGGGGTAGTGACTGACCTTGCCAATAGCCATGGTGGTGTAGCCGTGATCCCGGAACCACTGTGGCAGGGAAGGGGCGGCGTTTTCCTTTTTGAAATGGTTGACGATCGCGTTGTTAGAAAGCTGGGCTCCGCTCTTCGGGTAGAGGCCGGTCAGCAAGGAGAAGCGGGAGGCACCGCAAGTCGGGGCCTGGACGTAGTGACGCTTGAAAAGGCGCCCTTCGGCGATGAGCTTTTCCATGGCGGGGGCATGGATGTAGTCCTTGCCAAAGGAAGGAAGCTCCGGACGCAGGTCATCCACACAGATGACCAGGACATTCGGCTTCTTCTCCGCCGCGCTGAGCACGGAGGCAAGACTAAGGAGAGCAAGTAGTAGAGTGCGGTACATATTCACGGGTAGTAGATAGGTCTAAAACGCTGAACGTTGCATACATATAGCGACAATTCACTTTTTCTTGGTCGCCTTGGCCTGCGGGTTGAAGTCCAGGCAGAGCTGGAGCCAGTGGTTGAGCTGCTGCTCGCTGCGGATTCCACGCCCCTGGATGAAAAGAAAGCCCGTCATGGGGCGCCCGGTGAAGTCCATGTAATCGGCCGAGGGATCCTCCAGGCACTTCTCATAGACCTCCGGCCCCACGCGGGCCATCAGCTTATCCTCGCCCGTGGCCTTGTCCTGCAGGATGCCGCAGCACATCTTCTCGTCCACCATGATGCACAGCCCGCCCATCATCCGTTTCTCGGTGAAGGGGACTCCCTGCTCTACAAAAAAACAGCGGACACGGTCGGCAAAGAGTTCATCAAAGGCCATGAGGGCAGCATAGCGGATCACGGGCCCTTTGGACACGCCATTCTAAAAGCTGGTGCATTTTACCATCGCACTATTGCATTTGGCTCTCTAACGTAAGCTGGCATAAGCCATGGAAGATCAATTCCCGACACCATTTCAACGCAAGACTCTCTGGAAAGCCCTGACCGGACTAGCGATCACGACGCTAGGAATACTGCTCGTAGGCCTGATCTGGCTGGTGGGTAATGTGCTCTCCTATCTACAGCCTGTACTGATCCCTCTGGCGATCGCCGGCATCGTGGCCTATCTGCTGGATCCGGCTGTTAGCTGGCTGCAGAGGAAGGGTCTGAGCCGCCTGCGCTCCGTGCTGGTGGTGTTCTTCTCCTTCCTGATGGGAATCTTACTCATGGGCTGGATCGTGATCCCACCCATCGTCCAGCAGGTGAGCGACCTGCTCGATGACAAGGAGAGGCTGGGGGACAAGGTCAGCAAGACGCTGCACGACCTCGGTGAAATAGGCTGGATCAAACCCGGTGTGCAATGGGCCCTGGCCGAACACGTGGAAGAAGCCAATGGCAACGGCAAGAATGGCGGAGCCGCTGTGAAGAAGGATGAGCCTTCCCCAAAACAAACACCTGAAGATACGGAATCCGTGGAAGGCAGCGAGGAGTCACTGCTGGATGAAGTGGTTGCACCAGACGTGGCACCGCCGTTCCAGGATACCAATCTCGCCCACTACTTGAGTTCCAATACCGAGCGCATCGCCGGTACCGTGTCCAAGCTGATCACCAGCGGCACTTCGACCATCCTGAGCACGCTGGGTCTGATCCTCGGTCTCGCGATGGTGCCGATCTATCTCTACTATTTCCTGAAAGAATCTTCCTCGATCAAAGCGCACTGGCATGACTACGTGCCGCTGAAAGCCTCTGAATTCAAAAACGAGGTGGTGGACACACTGCAGGAGATCAACGGCTACCTGATTTCCTTCTTCCGCGGCCAGATGCTGGTAGCTTTCATCGATGGCATTCTGGTGGGTATCGCCCTGATGATCTTCGGCCTGCCCTATGCGCTGGTGATCGGCCTGGCGATGGCGATTCTGGGCGTGATTCCTTACATTGGAAATATCATCTGCCTGGTGCCGGCCTGCATGATCGCCTACGTCCACTTCGCTTTCCCTGAGAACCGCGGCATGCTGGAGGGCGTGCTGGGTAGCAATCAATGGGCCTACGTGGCTGCCACAGTGGCGATCTTCGTGATCGTCCAGCAGATCAACTCTCTGGTGACCGCACCGAAGATCGTAGGTGACTCCGTAGGGCTGCACCCGATGACGGTGATCTTCTCCATGCTGTTCTGGTCCCTGCTGCTGGGTGGCTTCCTGGGCGCACTTCTCGCGGTGCCGATGACTGCCTCGGTGAAAGTACTCTTCCGCCGCTACATCTGGGAGCGCAAGATGAGCCCGAGCGCCGTCGACGGGCCGCCCCCGGAAGAGGATCTGGACGAATCCACTGCTACAGCGTAGAGTGCCGGCAGTGATGAATATGCTTTTCCCTGTATCCTTGGCCGCTGCGGCCTGCCTGCTAGCCAGCTGTGACAA
The sequence above is drawn from the Rubritalea squalenifaciens DSM 18772 genome and encodes:
- a CDS encoding fibronectin type III domain-containing protein — translated: MQRSQFLKLLAGATVGAFTVRGQWVFADPLPFVGAPGGLRPYLHLPRPDSIWVSWWTDTDTDTYVDYGTSEAALNQTVTGSRHAFDASNAYHSTKLTGLQPDTYYYYRVRTENVTSATFRFKTAKALGHKTGKFRALIIGDNQILAKESAGDPYHRYEKLMERAITKLRAMHGDAPIEEIIDVILMPGDQVDVGTLNHWRNLHFYCSRLVSPNVAIMTTVGNHETYQDPGLGRYRELFRYEEVNYSGLNGADGDSYYAHQMSNLVFIHTNSEIGSNAAQTQWVTDLKDAYKDDTSVDWVVSICHRPYQAEQYLGDISGWLRNTAMPILNESDKHFLNIGAHHHIYHRGQVRDEPHYHIISGGSSWDQYWGQSGREADYDDVQKTINNWAWQFLEVDHATGKAEVTCYAEAHCQLPAASRWIYNSKEVDRFHRIRGKAAPNKPQLTNVPTEAATLPLTLQSSAFSTSTDELLNSVQYQVSNSPTFNTLELDKIVDFENFYGDTGSPDYLPVDINSGKNILQYELAVNSLPNGTYYARIRHRDRNVNWSSWSDSASFEITGSSATNPTISLPQTVYPSGSSVTVDYAFGPGNAQDWIGIYKKGDNPGGVSSTKWAYVSGTAGQVTLSGGLTVGTEYFVGFFENNGYTEIATRVPFYYGSSPTLTTAKYGHDLGENVVVNFSGADVVATANKLHLYRAGSDPASASPLQSFDLTTASGSWTLAGLEKGYYFVVAQANTGTLVISDPVEFSVGDRIATLSLEKTTFHHGEDINASFINGPANPKDWLGIYRSGEEPGIGDLIHYVYVDGLANNNVPIVEDLPVGSYYLCLFTNDSYTEVSNRVSFTVHSAVFKMDSFNVEPGTNNAQLSWKTDQGVNYTLQRSTNLTDWEDISSFVGDGSTMQATTSITTQAVKAFYRMIIK
- a CDS encoding sulfatase-like hydrolase/transferase, coding for MTTLRTLTACFLTFLLSLAAAVAGKPNIILVMSDDQGWGDVAFREHPVLKTPHLDKMAAESLVLEQAYASAPVCSPSRASILTGRTPNRSTCYRHGHSMHPKEETLPQILKKYGYATGHFGKWHLGTLYKNSPVNPTAAGYDEWISAPNFFDIDPTLSNKGVATQYKGDSSEITMRLALDFIKRQSAAKQPFFTTVWYGSPHDPHKALDRDKVGYEKLGQHKANFLGEITELDRTVGELRAALRELGIEKETIVWFCSDNGGLKNLGVTGGRAHKGTVYEGGLRVPSIIEWPGKVKAGISKLPTNGSDMLPTVLELAGIEHQPKHPLDGVSIAKTVLGQEKAQPHPLGFWHYDVAGIGCWGEREMQALLKLQQAGQEVTDPKQLRSSGKPVKVSTKANSYPGHSAWLDYPWKLHRIESKKGKVSWELYNLALDPMESKNLTSEKKAEFEALKQAHLNWLQSVQTSMKGADYE
- a CDS encoding acyl-CoA thioesterase, which gives rise to MPYEHTFTVPQEAIDRNGHVNNVVYVQWMQDVAIMHSDATGGSKAAEESGGTWVARAHHIEYLRPAYEGDEVIARTWVSDAQRATSQRRYQFLRKGDETVIARGSTDWVFVDSGSGRPRRIPEEVNACYVIEHME
- a CDS encoding sulfatase; translation: MYRTLLLALLSLASVLSAAEKKPNVLVICVDDLRPELPSFGKDYIHAPAMEKLIAEGRLFKRHYVQAPTCGASRFSLLTGLYPKSGAQLSNNAIVNHFKKENAAPSLPQWFRDHGYTTMAIGKVSHYPGGHCGQDWNEEDKLEIPGAWDIQPRDAGLWKTPQGLMHGLADGQGRVRGKTPAIEAKDASYPDDQIMDLYRKNIPKLTEGEKPWLCMVGFLRPHLPFGCPKEFYDLYQDKKLPPIPAAQKPPKGDYWNGSGEFFNGYSHDGRNPNKDEQYATDVRKHYAACVSYTDSKVAQILDLLEKSGQADNTIIVLWGDHGWHLGEQQIWGKHTPYAVALHSPLIIKAPGMQAAGKPTESLAETIDIYPTLCQLAGLTPPKHLDGASLVPQLENPAQPSEQTAISYWGGLKSVIKPSEHQIIDRKTNKVKQRYDLSKDPHEANNLERE
- a CDS encoding TfoX/Sxy family protein — protein: MSKGPVIRYAALMAFDELFADRVRCFFVEQGVPFTEKRMMGGLCIMVDEKMCCGILQDKATGEDKLMARVGPEVYEKCLEDPSADYMDFTGRPMTGFLFIQGRGIRSEQQLNHWLQLCLDFNPQAKATKKK
- a CDS encoding AI-2E family transporter, yielding MEDQFPTPFQRKTLWKALTGLAITTLGILLVGLIWLVGNVLSYLQPVLIPLAIAGIVAYLLDPAVSWLQRKGLSRLRSVLVVFFSFLMGILLMGWIVIPPIVQQVSDLLDDKERLGDKVSKTLHDLGEIGWIKPGVQWALAEHVEEANGNGKNGGAAVKKDEPSPKQTPEDTESVEGSEESLLDEVVAPDVAPPFQDTNLAHYLSSNTERIAGTVSKLITSGTSTILSTLGLILGLAMVPIYLYYFLKESSSIKAHWHDYVPLKASEFKNEVVDTLQEINGYLISFFRGQMLVAFIDGILVGIALMIFGLPYALVIGLAMAILGVIPYIGNIICLVPACMIAYVHFAFPENRGMLEGVLGSNQWAYVAATVAIFVIVQQINSLVTAPKIVGDSVGLHPMTVIFSMLFWSLLLGGFLGALLAVPMTASVKVLFRRYIWERKMSPSAVDGPPPEEDLDESTATA